In Gemmobacter sp., the sequence CGGCAGCCTGGGGGCGCAGCTGGTGGTCGCCATTCTGGAGCCGGCCAGCTACCTGTCCTACAACCTTTTGGCATTGGTCTGCTGTGCCGCGCTGTTCCCGCTGGTGCTGTCCAAGGCCGAGGCGCCGGAAACCGGCGATGCGCCGCGCCTGCGGCCGCGGCTGGCCTGGGACCGCTCGCCGCTGGCGGCCGCCGGGGTGGTGGTTTCGGGTGTCACGGGGGCGGCGTTCCGCATGGTGGGGCCGCTTTACGGCGTGGCCGTGGGGCTCGATGCCGAGACCATCGCGCTGTTTCTGGCCGCCTATGTGGTGGGGGGCGCGGTGGCGCAGTTTCCGGTCGGCTGGCTGGCCGATACGTTCGACCGCCGGACGGTGCTGATCTGGTTGTCGGTCGCCTCGGTCGCGGCCTGTGCGGCGACGGTGGCGGCATCCGATGCCGGGATCGTGCCGGTGTTCCTGGCGGCGGCATTCTTTGGCTTTACCACCATGCCGATCTATTCGATCTCGGCCGCCCATGCGCATGACTTTGCCCAGCCGCTGGAACGGGTGGAGCTTTCGGCGGCGCTGATGTTCCTTTATGCCGTGGGGGCAATTGCCAGCCCGGTCATCGCCTCGGTGCTGATCGGGTGGTTCGGGCCGGCGGGCATGTTCGCCTTTATCGCCGTATCGCATGTGGTGCTGGTGGTGTTCGGCATTTTCCGCATGCGCGCGCGGCCGACGCCCGATACGCGCACGCGCTATACCTATATCCCGCGCACTTCGTTTCTGGTGGGGCGGCTGCTGGGGCGCGGCAAGGACGAGGGATAGCGCCTATCGCACCGTGGCGATCGGCCCTTCGGCGCGGCCGTGGATGAACTGGTCGACGTAAGGATCCCCGCTGGCATCCAGCGCGCTCACCGGCCCGTGCCAGCGCACCACCCCGCCATGCAGCATCGCCACGCTGTCGGCAATCGCCCGGACCGAGGTCATGTCATGCGTGATGGTGATGGCGGTGGCGCCCATTTCGGTGACCAGATCGCGGATCAGTTCGTTGATCACGCCCGACATGATGGGATCGAGGCCGGTCGTCGGTTCGTCGAAAAAGATGATCTCGGGGTCGGCGGCGATGGCGCGGGCCAGGCTGACGCGTTTCTGCATGCCGCCCGACAGTTCGGCCGGGAACATGTCGGCCACCCGTTCGCCCAGGCCCACGCGGGCCAGCTTGCCGATGGCGATGTCGCGCGCCTCGGCCTTGGGGCGCTTTTGCGGGCCGCGCAGCAGGCGGAAGGCGACGTTTTCCCACACGCGCAGCGAATCGAACAGGGCGCCGCCCTGGAACAGCATGCCGAAGCGGGCCAGAAAGGCATCGCGGTCGCCCAGCGTCACGTCGCGGCCATCCACCTCGATCAGCCCGCGGTCGGGGCGCACCAGCCCCAGCACGCATTTCAGCAGCACCGACTTGCCGGTGCCCGAGCCGCCGATCACCACCAGGCTTTGCCCGCGCGGCACCTCCAGCGTGACGCCTTGCAGCACGCGGTTGGCCCCGAAGGCCTTGTGAACATCTTCCAGCCGGATCATGCCGAAAAGAACACCTCGGTCAGGATATAGTTCGCGGCCAGGATCAGGACCGAGGCGGCGACCACGGCGGCCTTGGTGGCCCGGCCCACACCCTGGGCGCCGCGGCCCGAGTTCATGCCGTGATAACACCCCATCAGCGCCACGATGGCGCCAAAGGCCGCGCCCTTGACCATGCCCGAGGCGACGTCCCAGGTTTCCAGATATTGCCAGGTGTTGTGCAGATAGGTGCCCGAATTGAAATCCAGCCGGTTCACCCCCACCAGCCAGCCGCCCATGATGCCGATCGCATCGCCCACGCCCACCAGCAGCGGCACCGCCAGCGTGGCAGCGACGACGCGGGGAACGGCCAGGTATTTCAACGGGTTGGTCGACAGGGTGACCAGCGCGTCGATCTGTTCGGTGACCTTCATCGTGCCCAGTTCGGCGGCGATGGAACTGGCGACGCGCGCGGCGACCATCAGCCCGCCCAGCACCGGCCCCAGTTCGCGCACCATGCCGATGGCGACGATCGAGGGCACGGCGAATTCCGCCTGGAACCGCGCGCCGCCAGAATAGATTTGCAGCGCCAGCGCGCCCCCGGTGAACAGCGCGGTCATGCCCACCACCGGCAGCGACAGCCAGCCGATGCTGACCAGCTGTGCCAGCAGTTCGCGCCCGTAGAACGGCGGGCGCAGGATATGCGAGGCGACGGATCCGGTGAACATGGCCACGCGGCCCAGTTCTGCCAGCGTCGCCAGCACCGCCCGGCCCAGCCGTGCCAGCCCGGCCAGCGGCAGGGCCGCAGCACTCATGCGCTGGTCCCCGAGACGTAGCGCCGCGCATAGCGGGCGCCCAGCGAGGTCAGGATCTCGTATCCGATGGTGCCGGCAATGGCGGCCAGATCATCGACGCCCTGCTGCGGGCCCAGAATGTCCAGCGCGTCGGGCACCTCGGCCAGGTGGCTGATGTCGGCGGCGATCATGTCCATGGACACGCGGCCCAGCACGGGGCAGGGGATGTCGCCGGCCCAGACCGTGGCCTTGCCCGACAGCGCGCGTGGCAGGCCATCGGCATAGCCGGCGGCCAGCGTGGCGACATGCGTCGGCGCGGTGGCCTGCCAGCCCATGGCGTAGCCGACGTATTCGCCCGCCTCGACCATGCGGGTCTGGATGATGGGCAGCGACAGGGTGACCACCTTTTGCGCCTGGGCAAAGGGGTCGCCGCCATAGAGGCCGATCCCCGGCCGGGTCAGGTCGAAATGGTAGTCCGGCCCCAGCAGGATCCCGCCCGTGGCCGACAGCGATCGCGCAATGCCCAGGCCATCGGTCAGCGCGCGAAAGGTGTCCAGCTGTTGCAGGTTCAGATCCGCATCGGGCATGTCGGAACAGGCCAGATGGCTCATCAGCAGCTGGGGCCTGGCCTCCAGCACGATGCCGGCGACGGCGGCCCAGTCGTCAGGCTCCATCCCCAGCCGGTTCATGCCGGTGTCCAGCTGGATGCCGAAGGGGCGGCCGGGCAGGGTTTCCAGGTGGCGGGTGATCTGGTCCAGCGAATTCAGCATGGGAACCAGATCCAGATCGCCGATCATGTCGGTATCGCCGGCCATATGGCCCGACAGCACGCTGATTTCCGGCCCCGGCCCCAGGATCTGGCGCAGTGCCGCGCCTTCCTCGGTCGCGGCGACGAAAAAGCGGCGGGCCCCGGCTTGGGCCAGCGCACGGGCGACCCGCGCGGCGCCAAGGCCATAGGCATCGGCCTTGACCACGGCGGCGGTCTGGACCGAAGCGGCGGTTGCACGATCCATCGCGCGCCAGTTGGCGCAGATCGCGTCGAGGTCGATGGTCAGGGTTCCAGTAGCCATGGCAGGGTTTTGACAGGCAGGCGCGCGGCGTCAAGCGGAAAGCGCGGGCGCGCGCGCCCGGCCCACGCGGGTGCCTGTGCGGGCGGGCGCCGCAGACCCCCGGCGCCCGCGCGATTCGCGGTTTGCACCGGCGGGAACCGCCTGGGGGACTGGTGTCGATTTTCCGGGCAACGTCGGACAATTCAGTCAGATGAATGCAATTCACAGTTGTTTCGAATTGCATGAATTCCCGTTTTCCACGGCGATTCGTCCACTCCTGCGGGGAATTTATGGAAGGAATCCCGATTTTCTGCTAATCAAGAAATCGGGTGGGGTCGTGAATTTGCGAGTGTTTGGTTTTTATGACACGCCGGTCAGCGGCAGGCAGGTTTCCCGGCGCTGACCGGCGCAGCATAGGCTGCAATTGCAGCATTGTTGATTGGTACGATCATTTCCCCACCCGACCCGATGTTGGGTCTGATTTGTTTTTATCGAGTGATTGTGGCGGGGGAAGCATGGATTGCAAGAACAATGTCGGGCAGGACTCTGCCTCGTTTGACGAGTTCATGACGATGCTGTGCAAGACGGCCAAGGTGCCGTGTATTGTCTGCGGCCATTTCGATTCCGAGCTGAAGGCGTTGCGCAATATCCGCGCGGCGCGAATTGCCGAATTCGGATCGGTATCCACGGCAGAGTTGGTCAATCTGGCCACGGCCCGGCTGTCGGTATTTGCGGCTTTGCGCAGCAAGCCCGTTCTGCCGGCCGGGCTGTCGCCGGATCAGTCC encodes:
- a CDS encoding ABC transporter permease, producing the protein MSAAALPLAGLARLGRAVLATLAELGRVAMFTGSVASHILRPPFYGRELLAQLVSIGWLSLPVVGMTALFTGGALALQIYSGGARFQAEFAVPSIVAIGMVRELGPVLGGLMVAARVASSIAAELGTMKVTEQIDALVTLSTNPLKYLAVPRVVAATLAVPLLVGVGDAIGIMGGWLVGVNRLDFNSGTYLHNTWQYLETWDVASGMVKGAAFGAIVALMGCYHGMNSGRGAQGVGRATKAAVVAASVLILAANYILTEVFFSA
- a CDS encoding MFS transporter; translated protein: MRMLVSFAALFVSVVLLQLGLGGVAPLDAISGVQLGFSTAEIGIIGSAHFLGFFIGCWWAPRLMGEVGHSRAFAAFTAAGTIGILAHMMVVDPWAWSIFRMAAGLAVAGCYTIIEAWLQGKVTNANRGRAMGVYRIVDIIGSLGAQLVVAILEPASYLSYNLLALVCCAALFPLVLSKAEAPETGDAPRLRPRLAWDRSPLAAAGVVVSGVTGAAFRMVGPLYGVAVGLDAETIALFLAAYVVGGAVAQFPVGWLADTFDRRTVLIWLSVASVAACAATVAASDAGIVPVFLAAAFFGFTTMPIYSISAAHAHDFAQPLERVELSAALMFLYAVGAIASPVIASVLIGWFGPAGMFAFIAVSHVVLVVFGIFRMRARPTPDTRTRYTYIPRTSFLVGRLLGRGKDEG
- a CDS encoding ABC transporter ATP-binding protein yields the protein MIRLEDVHKAFGANRVLQGVTLEVPRGQSLVVIGGSGTGKSVLLKCVLGLVRPDRGLIEVDGRDVTLGDRDAFLARFGMLFQGGALFDSLRVWENVAFRLLRGPQKRPKAEARDIAIGKLARVGLGERVADMFPAELSGGMQKRVSLARAIAADPEIIFFDEPTTGLDPIMSGVINELIRDLVTEMGATAITITHDMTSVRAIADSVAMLHGGVVRWHGPVSALDASGDPYVDQFIHGRAEGPIATVR
- the alr gene encoding alanine racemase; the encoded protein is MATGTLTIDLDAICANWRAMDRATAASVQTAAVVKADAYGLGAARVARALAQAGARRFFVAATEEGAALRQILGPGPEISVLSGHMAGDTDMIGDLDLVPMLNSLDQITRHLETLPGRPFGIQLDTGMNRLGMEPDDWAAVAGIVLEARPQLLMSHLACSDMPDADLNLQQLDTFRALTDGLGIARSLSATGGILLGPDYHFDLTRPGIGLYGGDPFAQAQKVVTLSLPIIQTRMVEAGEYVGYAMGWQATAPTHVATLAAGYADGLPRALSGKATVWAGDIPCPVLGRVSMDMIAADISHLAEVPDALDILGPQQGVDDLAAIAGTIGYEILTSLGARYARRYVSGTSA